Proteins from a genomic interval of Zingiber officinale cultivar Zhangliang chromosome 1B, Zo_v1.1, whole genome shotgun sequence:
- the LOC121991256 gene encoding protein IQ-DOMAIN 2-like, which yields MGRKGKWFGAVKKTFTPHCCQGNPKVQESKLIEKGDEQRKHADSPALASAAEAEAEAAAIAAQAAAEVAVAHLATSATRHIGESREEIAAVKIQTAYRGYQARRKLRTLRGLVRLKRMLDGNAVKSQTTNTLKCMQTLARLQMIIHSRRARMIEENQALQRHLQRKHGKELENVKITEQWEVSLQSKEKFEANLLNKQDAAIRRERALAYAFTHQSRSTSRSIVPTFTDPSNPQWGWSWLERLTATKPWEKQSTKETKDHASMKSNSCTPSAAWKSRRQQSPTVVYSRTPSAMSRKKSESPRGRRGSIDCDSRSMFSVQSERPRRRSIAGSSIGDDESLVSSFTHPNYMASTVSSRAKSRSPSPACNKVQTPEKGWARTAKRHLSFSSVDYNSSTYAANARRLSGPPDVGISPLKDEAAAGEEQATTSMSMN from the exons ATGGGGAGAAAAGGAAAGTGGTTTGGAGCTGTCAAGAAAACCTTCACCCCCCACTGCTGTCAAGGAAATCCAAAG GTTCAGGAGTCCAAGCTGATAGAGAAAGGGGACGAACAGAGGAAGCATGCCGACTCACCAGCACTTGCCAGTGCTGCTGAAGCTGAAGCTGAAGCTGCAGCTATCGCCGCTCAGGCTGCAGCGGAGGTCGCTGTCGCTCACCTTGCCACTTCTGCAACTAGGCACATAGGTGAATCAAGAGAAGAGATTGCAGCCGTCAAGATCCAGACTGCTTACCGAGGATATCAG GCAAGAAGAAAATTGAGAACTTTGAGGGGACTGGTTAGGTTGAAGAGAATGCTTGATGGAAATGCTGTCAAATCTCAAACTACCAACACATTGAAATGCATGCAAACGTTGGCTCGACTGCAGATGATCATACATTCAAGGCGGGCGAGAATGATTGAGGAAAACCAGGCTCTTCAGAGGCATCTGCAACGCAAGCACGGAAAGGAACTGGAGAATGTAAAG ATTACCGAGCAATGGGAGGTAAGTCTTCAGTCCAAAGAGAAATTCGAAGCGAACCTCTTGAATAAACAGGATGCTGCCATCAGAAGAGAACGAGCACTAGCTTATGCATTTACACATCAG TCAAGGAGCACTTCCAGATCCATAGTTCCAACATTCACTGACCCAAGCAATCCACAATGGGGTTGGAGCTGGTTGGAACGCCTGACGGCCACAAAGCCATGGGAGAAACAAAGCACAAAGGAAACTAAGGATCATGCTTCCATGAAGAGCAATAGCTGCACACCATCTGCAGCATGGAAATCAAGGCGGCAGCAATCACCTACAGTAGTGTACTCCAGGACACCATCCGCCATGAGCAGAAAGAAATCAGAGAGCCCGAGAGGTCGTCGGGGCTCCATCGATTGTGACTCCAGGAGCATGTTCAGTGTCCAATCCGAACGACCAAGGAGGCGTAGCATTGCAGGATCATCAATCGGAGATGATGAAAGCCTAGTGAGCTCATTCACCCATCCCAACTACATGGCATCTACTGTGTCGTCTAGAGCCAAATCGCGGTCTCCCAGCCCAGCGTGCAATAAGGTTCAAACTCCTGAGAAGGGATGGGCTCGCACGGCTAAGAGACACCTCTccttttcatcagtcgactacaACAGCAGCACGTATGCTGCAAACGCTAGGCGCCTCTCAGGGCCTCCAGATGTAGGCATTTCACCATTGAAGGATGAAGCTGCCGCTGGCGAAGAACAAGCAACAACCAGTATGAGCATGAACTAA